The Candidatus Krumholzibacteriia bacterium genome contains a region encoding:
- a CDS encoding T9SS type A sorting domain-containing protein has product MRQLPAGWRDVEFDGRNDNGDLLASGVYFYRVNAAGETHTRKMVIGR; this is encoded by the coding sequence GTGCGCCAACTGCCGGCGGGCTGGCGCGACGTGGAGTTCGACGGGCGCAACGACAACGGGGATCTGCTCGCAAGCGGCGTGTACTTCTACCGCGTGAACGCCGCCGGTGAGACGCACACGCGCAAGATGGTGATCGGCCGGTAG